AAATACTTCTTATAAGCTGGCCAGTCAGGGTTCTGATTCTTCACATCAGTCTTATCTATCAGACCAAGTTCTATTAACTCCACTTCCATGAGAGCCCCCACAGCCTTATGATACTCAGGAATAGCGCTGCCCGGAGTGAGCAGCTCAGTAGCCTGATTTTTCACCCTGAGCACTGCATCATACACCTGCCGCTGCCTCTTGGTGAAGCGTCCGTTCACAGGAATGGTGCGGGTCATATCAGCATTATAGTTGGCATATTCAGCGCCCACGTCCATCAGCATCAGGTCCCCGTCTTTCAACTGTTGGTTGTTTTCAATGTAATGAAGCACACAGGCATTGGCTCCTCCAGCGATAATTGGTGTGTAGGCAAACCCCCGTGAACGGTTAGAAAGAAAAACATGGGCGTACTCCGCCTCTACCTCATACTCCCACACTCCGGGGCTCACCGTTTCCAAAATTCTCCTGAATCCCTGCTCCGTAATGTGGCAGGCATGCTCTATCAGCTTAGTCTCTATGCCAGACTTGATGGTGCGCAAGTCATAGATGATGGGTGCCAACCGCTCATATTTATAAAGTGGGAACCGGGACATGCACTGCTTGATGAACCGGTCGTTGGCCGTCTCTACCAGCGAAGCATTCCTGATGTGCTCATTGGTTGGTAAATAGATATGTTCAGTCTCAGCCAAAATGGTATAGAGCATTTTTTCAAAATCCTGATTCCATTTGATGTTCTGAATGCCCGAAATCTCCTGACCCTCTTCTTTGGTCAGTTTATGCCCTTCCCAAATGGCTATTTCCTCGTTTGTCTCTCTCAGGAAGAGAAGTTCACGCATTTTTTCATCCGGAAAATCCGGAGCCAGAATACAGATAGACTCTTCCTGATCCACTCCTGTGAGGTAAAAGAGATCCGAGTTTTGCTTAAAACTCATCGTACCATCTGCATTGGTGGGCATGACGTCATTGGAGTGGATGATCACCACAGAATGTGGCTTTAGCCTTGAAACAAGTCTCTTCCGGTTCTCTACAAAAAGCTGTTGATCTATTTGGCCGTATCTCATGGGTTTTTCTTTAGTAAGTCTGTTGCTAACAAAGAGGCACCAAGCTGAAATCAGGGGTTGCCACATGCTCAAGGTGGGTGCCGCTCCTCAGCCCTAAAGTTAGTATTTCTTTTTCGGCTCAGGAGACTTCACCCCATGGAGCACGAAAAAAAGGACTACATTTTGTAGTCCTTTTTGCACAACGTAATCCTAAAACCAACCTATTCTTTAGAGGGCGGTAAATGACACTACTACCACATCTGAATTAAACACTTCAGGACCATCTCCGTTATCCGGAAAACCATATTCACCATCAGCGGGGCTTTCTATGTGAAGCATTGGAAACAGCTTATCACCAGCAGCTACTGTGGCACTGCCCAGATCCACCATCACATCACTTGTGCTTCCTGCATTGACAAATGTCTGACCGAGTACCGGCCCTGGTGCTCCATTGCCATTGTCTTCGTGGATCACAATCCAACCATCTACTCCAGCCTTCACCTCATCTATTGTCACCATATTGTTCATGACAATCTGATCAGACACCATAACTGATGGAGCTTCTATGTCTATGGAACTAAATGTGATCGGCAAGTCAAAACCATTTGCTCCGTCAAATTCGTAGGCACCAATGGTTCCGCTTTCATTGTGAAGCATGATCCATAGGGTTTCACCATCAGATAGGGGCTCATCATCCTTAAAGGTGATGGCTACATTTTCTGTGGTACCAGCATCTATAGCTACAGGATTAGAAATAATCCCCGGTGCTACGAATGAACCGGCACCATTGTCTCTATGTACCACCACCCAGGAGGGTTGCCCCACTGTAATGCTCTCCACCATCAGTGTGTTTTGAGATACCACCTGATTGCTGGCCATGAACGAACCCGAAGGAGCTTCCAAAGTCATCGGAGCTGTAGTGATAGGGCCATCAAAGCCATTGGCTCCATCAAACTCATATTCACCAATAACTCCATTCTCAGTATGGAGCATAATGTAAATCACATCTCCGGCACTTAGCGCAAAATCACTATTCAGTTCTATGGCCACATCTGAGTTAGTTCCAGCCGGGAGCTGTACCGGAGTGGAAATTATCCCTGGTACTTCCGGACCATCCTTAGTAGCATTGCTAGCATGCACCACTACCCAACCAGTGGCATTAAGCGTCAGCTCACTGGCCGTAATCATATTTCCCTGTACAACCTGCCCCACTGCTGAAATACTTCCAGTAGGGGCGAGAGTTTCTATTCCTATAACTACTACGTCATTGGCAAAAACCTCCGGATCATCACCATTTTCTGGAAAACCGTACATCCCGTCAGCAGGACTTTCTATATGGAGCATTGGGAAAAGCATTTCACCACCAGCGAATACCGCATCCCCCAAATCGATGGCAACATCACTGTTCATACCAGCCGAAACCATGGTCTGACCCAAAACCGGCCCGGGTGCACCACTGCCATTGTCGGCATGAATGACCAACCAGCCATCTACAGCCGCTTTCACCTCACCTATTGTTACCCAGTTTTCGTTCACCACCTGATTTGATGCGGTGATACCCGGAGCAGATACTGTAATGTCAGTCATGACTATGTTTCCATCGGATAGTATGGGTCCATCAAAGCCATTGGCTCCATCAAACTCATAAGTGCCTTCAATACCGTCGTCTGTATGAAGCATTACCCATAGTTTGTCGCCATCCATGAGATCATCCACCTCTGTAAGCGTAAGCTCCAGATCATTCTGTGATCCGGCCTCCACGAGGAGTGGCTCAGATATGATACCAGGTACCACTGGAGTACCATCTTCATTACTGGCATGCACTACCACCCATCCTTTACTGTCAAAATTGACATTGGACACCCTGATAGTATTCTGAGAAATTGTCTGACTGGAGACTGTCAGCATACCGGAGGGCATTTGCTCTTCAGGCTCCATATCTGTGGTATCATCATCCCCACATCCGGCAAACAAGAATGCTCCCGCCAGGAATAATAATGAACTGTGATTGAATAATCTTTTAGTACGTCTCATTTTGAATAATTTATGTTGGATTAATTCTTTACAATGCCCTACCTACGACCGAATAGATGTCTCTGGATTTTATTAATTCAATATTTTCTCAAAAAAGTACAAATACAGGTGTCACTATGGAGTTCACCCATCATTCAGAGCTTCACGTAATAGAGCTTTATTCATGGCTATTCCGTATTATTGAAGATGACTCGCCTGATCGGCCTATATGTACTTTCTATTCTACTTTTTGCTGGTAGTACTGCCAGTGGTCAGCATAAATATTGGCTTGACCATACCTCTCTGGCTACACTCAGCGTGATCCTCCCGGAGCCAGACCGATGCTCCGAATGGATCAATGCCTGCACCTATACACTTACTGCGGATCAAACGTCTGCCGTCATCGCTGCAGGAGGTGTACTCACTCCAATGCTTTCCTTTGCCCCGGCTGCACTCGCACACAAAGACCCTATCCTGAGCTTTGCATTAGAGCAGATTCAGGCCAACTATTTTCTGAAAATGGGCCTCACTGGTAAAGGGGTGAAAATTGGGATTATCGATGGGGGTTTTTTGAGGGCTGACAGGGATCCCACATTGAGTCATCTTTTTCAGAAAGGATTGGTTAAATCCTACAAAGACTACATCACTCCTGAGATGGAGGCTTATGGCGGGGCCATCGGACTGGATGACAATCACGGCACTGAAGTATGGCAGCTCA
The sequence above is drawn from the Marinoscillum sp. 108 genome and encodes:
- a CDS encoding aminopeptidase P N-terminal domain-containing protein — translated: MRYGQIDQQLFVENRKRLVSRLKPHSVVIIHSNDVMPTNADGTMSFKQNSDLFYLTGVDQEESICILAPDFPDEKMRELLFLRETNEEIAIWEGHKLTKEEGQEISGIQNIKWNQDFEKMLYTILAETEHIYLPTNEHIRNASLVETANDRFIKQCMSRFPLYKYERLAPIIYDLRTIKSGIETKLIEHACHITEQGFRRILETVSPGVWEYEVEAEYAHVFLSNRSRGFAYTPIIAGGANACVLHYIENNQQLKDGDLMLMDVGAEYANYNADMTRTIPVNGRFTKRQRQVYDAVLRVKNQATELLTPGSAIPEYHKAVGALMEVELIELGLIDKTDVKNQNPDWPAYKKYFMHGTSHHLGLDVHDVASIYKKFEPGMVFTVEPGIYIREEGIGIRLEDDILITENGHKNLMRNIPIHAEEIEDLMNESRKS